Part of the Gemmatimonadales bacterium genome, GCGAAGGATTCACCCGAGTGCCACACATCATGGCGGCTTACACCGCGGGCGAGGTGAGGCGCCGATGTGAAGTGGTCAGTGAACTGGTGACCGTCCTCGTCGCGGATGTGGCGCCCGAAGAGGTCTTCCGCTCCCTCGGCGCCATGCCCGGCGTGAGCGAAATCGCCGGCGAGGACGAACGCCGGGCGACGCTGCGATTTGCCGGTGGCAGCAGCGTGCGGATCGTCGTGACGCCGCCGCAGAATCTCGGCGCGATGCTGGTGCAGGCCACCGGGAGCGAGGCGCACCTCGCGGCACTCGCGTCGCACGCCGCGGCACGGGGATTCAATTTCGCAGGCACGGCACTCTGGCAGGGGAGTCAGTTCGTTGCGACACCGACGGAAGAGTCGCTTTACCAGGCGATCGGACTCGAATGGATCCCGCCGGAGCTGCGCGAGTCCGGCGCCGAAGTGGTGCACCCGATACCGCAGCTGGTGGAGCGGTCGGACGTCGCCGGGTTTCTGCATTGCCATACCAGCGCGTCCGACGGCACCAATTCGATCGAGCAGCTCGCAGCGGCGTGCCGCGCCGCGGGCTTCCGGTACATCGGCATCACCGATCACTCGCGCGCGGCGGCATACGCTGGCGGCCTGTCGGTTGACGACGTGCAGGCGCAATGGGCAGAGATCGACCGGATCAACGCGACGCTCGATGACTTCCGCATTCTCAAGGGTATCGAGAGCGACATCCTCGTCGACGGCGCGCTCGACTATCCCGACGACGTCCTTGCCGGCTTCGATTTCGTGATCGGGTCGGTGCACTCGCGCTTCAATCTCGATCGCGACACGATGACCGACCGCGTCTGTCGCGCAATGGAGTCACCGTACCTGACCATTCTCGGCCATCCCACCGGTCGATTGCTCCTCTCGCGCGAACCGTATCCGCTCGACATCGAACGCGTCATCGATGCGGCGGCGAACGCACGCGTCGCGATCGAGATCAACGCCGATCCCCATCGCCTCGACCTCGACTGGCGCCAGCTCGATCGCGCGAAGTCACGCGGCGTGATGATCTCCATTGGCGCCGATGCCCACAACATCGCCGGGATCGGCAACACCGAATTCGGCGTCGCGATGGCGCGAAAGGGCGGCCTCGGTTCGACCGACATCCTCAACTGTCGCGACGCGGACGGTTTCCTCGACTTCGCTTGCGCGCGACGACTGCGATGATCATCGCGGATCACCCATGACCCCACGCCAGTCACCGCCGAAGCGGAAGGGACGCGAGTCGCGCGCCGATCGCACCACGCGCACACTCGAGATCCTCATGCGACTCAAGCGTCAATACCCCGACGCGCACTGTGAACTCGACTTCGCCAACCCATACCAGCTCCTGGTCGCCACGATCCTCTCGGCGCAATGCACCGATGTCCGGGTCAACCAGGTGACGCCGGCGCTCTTCGCGCGGTGGCCGGATCCGCAGTCGCTGGCGGTCGCCAAGCCGGTCGAACTCGAAGCGGTGGTACGTCCCACCGGATTTTTTCGCACCAAGGCGCGGAATCTGATCGGCATGGCGCAGGGAGTGACCGCCGATCATTCGGGGCAGATCCCCGCCTCGATGGACGAATTGCGGTCCCTTCCGGGCGTGGGCCGGAAGACCGCCAATGTGATCCTCGGTAACGCCTTCGGTACCAGTGAGGGGATCACCGTCGATACCCACATCCTGCGGCTCGGCCGGCTCCTCGGCCTCACCCACGGTGACGACGCCGAACGCGTGGAAGAAGAGCTGATGGCCATCGTCCCCCGGGAGGACTGGGCGCTGGTGAGTCACCTTCTCATCTGGCACGGGCGTCGGGTCTGCATCGCCAATCGCCCGCGCTGCGACGAATGCGTGCTGAGTGATCTCTGCCCGTCGGCATTCAAGCCGTCGGTGGGATACAAAGGACGCTGAGTTCGCGGCGAGCGGCGTTATTGTTCCCGTCCACCTCAACCCCGATTCTCATGGCAAAGACTGCAATCCTCGATACCGCCAAGGGCTCGATCACCGTGGAACTCTTTCCCGACGAGGCGCCCGGTACGGTCGCGAATTTCGAGAAGCTCGCCAACAGCGAGTTCTACGATGGCACGCGCTTCCATCGCGTCATTTCCAATTTCATGGTGCAGGGCGGCGATCCGCTCTCGAAGACACCCAACAATCCGCGCGCCGGCACCGGCGGCCCCGGATACATGATCAACTGCGAAACCGCGACCAACGTGCATCGTCACGTGGCGGGGACGCTGTCGATGGCGCACGCCG contains:
- a CDS encoding PHP domain-containing protein — translated: MAVMDRTGVARSLEQIAAYLEFKGENPFRVRAFTAAARSILGFSGDLDDGIADGSLAQTKGIGPAILQIVTELVRTGRANLLEELRGEVPAGLVDMLGIPGLGVGKIRQIQQTLGIETIPDLEAAARDGRLAALPRFGARTAEKILKGIAFLRVSSQWRLSHHAAREAEALREGFTRVPHIMAAYTAGEVRRRCEVVSELVTVLVADVAPEEVFRSLGAMPGVSEIAGEDERRATLRFAGGSSVRIVVTPPQNLGAMLVQATGSEAHLAALASHAAARGFNFAGTALWQGSQFVATPTEESLYQAIGLEWIPPELRESGAEVVHPIPQLVERSDVAGFLHCHTSASDGTNSIEQLAAACRAAGFRYIGITDHSRAAAYAGGLSVDDVQAQWAEIDRINATLDDFRILKGIESDILVDGALDYPDDVLAGFDFVIGSVHSRFNLDRDTMTDRVCRAMESPYLTILGHPTGRLLLSREPYPLDIERVIDAAANARVAIEINADPHRLDLDWRQLDRAKSRGVMISIGADAHNIAGIGNTEFGVAMARKGGLGSTDILNCRDADGFLDFACARRLR
- the nth gene encoding endonuclease III; protein product: MTPRQSPPKRKGRESRADRTTRTLEILMRLKRQYPDAHCELDFANPYQLLVATILSAQCTDVRVNQVTPALFARWPDPQSLAVAKPVELEAVVRPTGFFRTKARNLIGMAQGVTADHSGQIPASMDELRSLPGVGRKTANVILGNAFGTSEGITVDTHILRLGRLLGLTHGDDAERVEEELMAIVPREDWALVSHLLIWHGRRVCIANRPRCDECVLSDLCPSAFKPSVGYKGR
- a CDS encoding peptidylprolyl isomerase; amino-acid sequence: MAKTAILDTAKGSITVELFPDEAPGTVANFEKLANSEFYDGTRFHRVISNFMVQGGDPLSKTPNNPRAGTGGPGYMINCETATNVHRHVAGTLSMAHAGKNTGGSQFFICHSPQPHLDRVHTVFGQVTSGMDVVNAIRQGDVVNSIRVS